From one Pelecanus crispus isolate bPelCri1 chromosome 21, bPelCri1.pri, whole genome shotgun sequence genomic stretch:
- the LOC142595577 gene encoding disintegrin and metalloproteinase domain-containing protein 2-like translates to MGPRLALLAALREEQILSLGSQMLLHITVPQRLLSKTAGGTDAVSYVLSIEGRPYTIRLQQQFFLSDDFRIYTYDENGSLCSGSPRIKGGCHYRGSIDGFPSSAVTLSTCAGLRGLLQFENASYGIEPLGYSPAFEHFVYRVSDEKTAGSLFASGHRERGPGRLTAEEMILAFTYPESVSKYQGEMALHIVLERALYDYLGADEYVVTQKIVQVFSLLSSMFRSLNLAVTLSSMEVWMDNRTFKTTGDGEEALGRLLEWKQTSPALQPHEVPFLLLYRERAAFVGATALGKACQRDAAGAVAVYQGAVTLESFSVVLAQLLGRSLGMSYDDSRDCRCPGRVCLMSPHALHFSGAKAFSSCSIRDFETFLKQNGDCPFIRHALRQPSYRAAVCGNGVVEPGEQCDCGAAEACALDKCCTPQCNLKPGMKCSLGLCCENCQFKRRNSQCRPRADAQCDLAEFCNGSSASCPPDLYVQDGHGCEHGTGYCYQGRCQSPDLQCQALYGRGAKNAPLACYEEVNSQQDRFGHCGNHPKDGYQPCSWPNLGCGKLICTYPNRIPFTKVKGAIIYVQVQEHLCVSFDFMRGPTALDPLLVKEGTKCGPGKVCMNGTCHPHSVLKYDCNVQKQCHGHGVCNNKKNCHCNPGWKPPQCKTRGSAVGGSIDSALGPEPIAKSSAPAVLKNWLLLSFSVILLALLCGTVVVMKWSRLKRFYARRGSQTDGSGAEEGSDGRDTGTEPGTEPGTEMELELEPGTELEPGTELEPGPGRGR, encoded by the exons ATGGGGCCGCGCCTGGCGCTGCTGGCCGCGCTGCGTGA GGAACAAATTCTTTCTCTAGGTTCGCAAATGCTGCTGCACATCACAGTTCCCCAGAGGCTGCTCTCAAAAACAGCTGGAGGGACG GACGCGGTGTCCTACGTCCTCAGCATAGAGGGGCGGCCGTACACCATTCGCCTGCAGCAGCA ATTCTTTTTGTCTGATGATTTCAGGATTTACACGTACGATGAGAATGGATCCTTGTGCTCTGGCTCGCCCCGTATCAAG GGAGGCTGCCACTACCGGGGGTCCATCGACGGCTTCCCCAGCTCGGCAGTGACCCTCAGCACCTGCGCGGGGCTCAG GGGCTTGCTGCAGTTTGAGAACGCCAGCTACGGGATCGAGCCCCTGGGTTATTCTCCTGCGTTCGAGCACTTTGTGTATCGAGTGAGCGACGAGAAGACGGCGGGTTCCCTCTTTGCCAGCGGCCACCGCGAGAGAGGGCCGGGCAGGCTGACAGCAGAGGAGATGATCTTGGCGTTCACGTACCCTGAG tcagtgtCCAAATACCAGGGAGAGATGGCACTCCACATAGTTTTAGAAAGGGCTTTG TACGACTACCTGGGTGCAGATGAGTATGTTGTGACACAGAAGATAGTTCAGGTCTTCAGCTTGCTCAGCAGT ATGTTCAGGTCTCTCAATCTAGCAGTTACGCTGTCCTCCATGGAGGTCTGGATGGATAACAGGACATTTAAGACGACGGGGGATGGAGAAGAAGCACTGGGGCGGCTGTTGGAGTGGAAGCAGACCAGCCCCGCTCTGCAGCCCCATGAAGTGCCGTTTCTGCTCCT GTACAGGGAGCGAGCAGCGTTCGTGGGCGCaacagctctgggaaaggcGTGTCAGAGAGACGCTGCTGGCGCGGTGGCCGTG TACCAAGGGGCCGTGACGCTGGAGTCCTTCTCCGTCGTCCTGGCCCAGCTGCTGGGACGCAGCCTGGGCATGAGCTACGACGACTCCCGAGACTGCCGCTGCCCCGGGCGCGTCTGCCTCATGAGCCCGCACGCGCT ACATTTCAGCGGGGCAAAAgccttcagcagctgcagcatcagGGACTTTGAAACCTTCCTGAAGCAGAACGGGGACTGCCCTTTCATCAGGCACGCGCTGCGTCAGCCTTCCTACCGCGCGGCCGTCTGCGGCAACGGCGTCGTGGAGCCCGGCGAGCAGTGTGACTGCGGGGCGGCGGAG GCCTGTGCGTTAGACAAATGCTGTACTCCCCAGTGTAACCTCAAACCAGGCATGAAGTGCTCTTTGGGATTATGCTGTGAAAATTGCCAG TTCAAGCGGAGAAACTCGCAGTGCCGCCCCCGCGCCGACGCGCAGTGTGACCTGGCCGAGTTCTGCAACGGCTCCTCCGCGTCCTGCCCCCCCGACCTGTATGTGCAGGACGGGCACGGCTGCGAGCACGGCACCGGCTACTGCTACCAGGGACGCTGCCAGTCGCCGGACCTGCAGTGCCAGGCGCTCTACGGGAGAG GTGCAAAAAATGCTCCTTTGGCCTGTTACGAAGAAGTCAACAGTCAGCAGGACAGGTTTGGACACTGTGGCAACCACCCGAAGGATGGCTATCAACCCTGTTCCTGGCC GAATCTAGGATGTGGAAAGTTAATATGTACATACCCGAATCGTATTCCCTTCACAAAAGTCAAGGGGGCCATAATTTATGTTCAAGTGCAAGAACATCTGTGCGTGTCCTTCGATTTTATGCGTGGACCCACAGCGCTAGATCCTCTCCTGGtaaaagaaggaacaaaatgTGGTCCTGGAAAG GTTTGTATGAATGGCACGTGCCACCCGCATTCAGTCCTGAAGTATGACTGCAACGTGCAGAAACAATGCCACGGGCACGGA GTGTGCAATAACAAGAAGAACTGCCACTGTAATCCGGGCTGGAAGCCGCCCCAGTGCAAGACTCGAGGATCTGCTGTAGGCGGCAGCATCGACAGCGCACTGGGCCCTG AACCTATCGCCAAAAGCTCTGCCCCGGCCGTGCTGAAGaactggctgctgctgagcttcaGCGTCATCCTCCTCGCCCTGCTCTGTGGCACCGTCGTGGTTATGAAGTGGAGCCGGCTGAAAAGATTCTATGCGAGGAGGGGATCGCAAACGGATGG CTCCGGCGCCGAGGAGGGCAGCGACGGCCGGGACACGGGCACGGAGCCGGGCACGGAGCCGGGCACGGAgatggagctggagctggagccgGGCACGGAGCTGGAGCCGGGCACGGAGCTGGagccgggcccgggccgcggGCGCTAA
- the LOC142595578 gene encoding LOW QUALITY PROTEIN: disintegrin and metalloproteinase domain-containing protein 2-like (The sequence of the model RefSeq protein was modified relative to this genomic sequence to represent the inferred CDS: deleted 1 base in 1 codon) produces MPVLYKALSSASAFLGGRGRTAAVGPLPARPMGPHRGLLSLLLPVLLLLPVLLPLLRSQVRCQLTVPLRLPPNATGQADAVSYVLSIEGRPYTIRLQQHVFLSDDFRIYMSDEKGSLQSGSTRIKGGCHYRGSIDGFPSSAVTLSTCAGLRGLLQFENASYGIEPLGYSPAFEHFVYRVSDEKTAGSLFASGHRERGPGRLTAEEMILAFTYPEPLSAAARSPKYFKVYVVLDKALYNYMGSDTNAATQKIIQVFNLVNNMFSPLNVTVVLSSLELWTEVNKISTAGEADDLLQRFLQWKRSYLALQSYDTAYLLVYRERAAFVGATALGKACQRDAAGAVAVYQGAVTLESFSVVLAQLLGRSLGMSYDDSQDCRCPGRVCLMSPHALRFSGAKAFSSCSIRDFETFLKHGGGACLFSRPTLTGLSHRRAAVCGNGVVEPGEQCDCGAAEACSKDKCCTKTCQFKPGVQCSSGLCCTECQFKRRNSQCRPRADAQCDLAEFCNGSSASCPPDLYVQDGHGCEHGTGYCYQGRCQSPDLQCQALYGRGSKNAPVACYEELNSQRDRFGHCGFQPRQGYKSCAWRNLRCGKLICTYPYSTPFASAAAAVLYVQVREHLCVSLDYLNAPARLDPLLVPPGTKCGSGKVCINNTCVPHAVLGYDCDSEAKCHGHGVCNNKRHCHCHPGWKPPDCRQKGSRFGGSVDSGPQVTDGGQYPQRRWGRALGWGPRRRRGGWRPRPPCPLPAGLSPPGLSLQRALEDATLAWPLLGSCLLLLVLAAAACPVLLRHVLRRRRGRHPPSTEGSAAGEGSDRSEPGTELELELEPGTRTELELELEPGTRTELEPELDSEPELGPGTRTGTELGPGPGPGRARQ; encoded by the exons ATGCCGGTTTTGTACAAGGCGCTCTCGTCCGCCTCTGCTTTCCTGGGCGGGCGGGGCCGAACTGCTGCGGTGGGACCGTTACCGGCCAGGCCGATGGGGCCGCACCGGGGGCTGCTGTCGCTGCTGCTACCGGTGCTACTGCTGCTAccggtgctgctgccgctgctgc GCTCGCAGGTCCGGTGCCAGCTCACGGTCCCGCTGCGGCTGCCCCCCAACGCGACCGGACAGGCG GACGCGGTGTCCTACGTCCTCAGCATAGAGGGGCGGCCGTACACCATTCGCCTGCAGCAGCA TGTCTTTTTATCTGATGATTTCAGGATTTACATGTCTGATGAGAAGGGATCTTTGCAGTCTGGTTCAACCCGTATCAAG GGAGGCTGCCACTACCGGGGGTCCATCGACGGCTTCCCCAGCTCGGCAGTGACCCTCAGCACCTGCGCGGGGCTCAG GGGCTTGCTGCAGTTTGAGAACGCCAGCTACGGGATCGAGCCCCTGGGTTATTCTCCTGCGTTCGAGCACTTTGTGTATCGAGTGAGCGACGAGAAGACGGCGGGTTCCCTCTTTGCCAGCGGCCACCGCGAGAGAGGGCCGGGCAGGCTGACAGCAGAGGAGATGATCTTGGCGTTCACGTACCCTGAG ccacTCTCAGCTGCAGCACGATCTCCCAAATACTTCAAAGTGTACGTAGTTTTGGACAAGGCTTTG TACAACTACATGGGTTCAGACACGAACGCCGCGACGCAGAAGATAATCCAGGTCTTCAATTTAGTCAACAAT ATGTTCAGCCCTCTTAATGTTACCGTCGTGCTGTCCTCCCTGGAGCTGTGGACGGAGGTGAATAAAATATCGACAGCGGGGGAAGCGGATGACCTTCTACAGCGATTTTTACAGTGGAAGCGGTCTTACCTCGCTCTGCAGTCATATGACACGGCTTATCTACTAGT GTACAGGGAGCGAGCAGCGTTCGTGGGCGCaacagctctgggaaaggcGTGTCAGAGAGACGCTGCTGGCGCGGTGGCCGTG TACCAAGGGGCCGTGACGCTGGAGTCCTTCTCCGTCGTCCTGGCCCAGCTGCTGGGACGCAGCCTGGGCATGAGCTACGACGACTCCCAAGACTGCCGCTGCCCCGGGCGCGTCTGCCTCATGAGCCCGCACGCGCT aCGTTTCAGCGGGGCAAAAgccttcagcagctgcagcatcagGGACTTTGAAACCTTCCTGAAGCACGGTGGAGGCGCATGCCTTTTCAGCAGACCCACCTTGACCGGGCTGTCCCACCGGAGAGCGGCCGTCTGCGGCAACGGCGTCGTGGAGCCCGGCGAGCAGTGTGACTGCGGGGCGGCGGAG GCATGCTCGAAGGATAAATGCTGTACTAAAACATGTCAGTTTAAGCCGGGAGTGCAATGTTCCTCTGGACTCTGTTGCACTGAATGTCAG TTCAAGCGGAGAAACTCGCAGTGCCGCCCCCGCGCCGACGCGCAGTGTGACCTGGCCGAGTTCTGCAACGGCTCCTCCGCGTCCTGCCCCCCCGACCTGTACGTGCAGGACGGGCACGGCTGCGAGCACGGCACCGGCTACTGCTACCAGGGACGCTGCCAGTCGCCGGACCTGCAGTGCCAGGCGCTCTACGGGAGAG GTTCAAAAAATGCTCCTGTGGCGTGTTACGAGGAACTCAACAGTCAGCGGGACAGATTTGGGCACTGCGGGTTCCAGCCCAGACAGGGCTATAAGTCCTGTGCTTGGAG GAATCTCAGATGTGGAAAGCTAATCTGCACGTACCCGTACAGCACCCCATTCGCGTCCGCCGCCGCTGCCGTTCTTTACGTCCAAGTGCGCGAGCACTTATGTGTATCGTTGGATTATTTGAATGCGCCAGCAAGGCTGGATCCTCTTCTGGTTCCGCCAGGTACAAAGTGTGGTTCTGGCAag GTGTGTATAAACAACACTTGTGTCCCACATGCGGTCCTGGGATATGACTGTGACAGCGAAGCCAAGTGCCACGGCCACGGC GTGTGCAACAACAAGAGGCACTGCCACTGCCACCCTGGCTGGAAGCCCCCTGACTGCCGGCAGAAGGGATCCCGCTTTGGGGGGAGCGTGGACAGCGGCCCGCAGGTGACGGACGGTGGTCAGTACCCGCAGCGGAGGTGGGGACGGGcgctgggctggggtccccgGCGCAGGCGGGGAGGgtggcggccccggcccccctgcCCACTGCCCGCTGGGCTGTCTCCT CCAGGCCTCTCCCTGCAGCGAGCGCTGGAGGACGCGACGCTGGCCTGGCCGCTGCTgggctcctgcctcctcctgctcGTCCTCGCCGCGGCCGCCTGCCCCGTCCTCCTGCGGCACGTGCTGCGCCGGCGCCGCGGGCGGCATCCGCCAAGCACGGAGGG CTCCGCCGCCGGGGAGGGCAGCGACCGCTCGGAGCCGGGCAcggagctggagctggaacTGGAGCCGGGCACGCGCacggagctggagctggagctggagccgGGCACGCGCACGGAGCTGGAGCCGGAGCTGGACTCGGAGCCGGAGctggggccgggcacgcgcACGGGCACGGAGctggggccgggcccggggccgggccgcgcgcGCCAATAA